The window gtCCGGCCTTCGTCTATcccctgaaaattattttcaacaaatctttatcgtcggggtgtttcattgacgcatggaaactctctttcattacgcccttctttaagagtggcaataaaaatgacgtTAGAAATTATAGACCTATCTCTAAGCTGTCGACTAtctccaaaatttttgagcatgCGGTCTATGCAAAgctgagttttgccgttaaatctttaatttgccctaatcagcatgggtttattgctaacagatctacagtatctaatctggccgtttttagtgaatactgcattGATTCTTTCTCCGCTGGCTTCCAGGTCGACTGTATTTACaccgacttttcgaaagccttcgacaaagtttctcatagaatcttagttaaaaaattagctagtcttggctttcattctacatttctgcaatggataaactcttatttgagcaatagacgCTGTGTTGTAACAATCGATGGTATTTCATCTACTTCCTTTGCTGCCATCTcaggtgttccgcaaggaagtatcttgggaccgcttttatttgtgttatttattaatgacatcaaaagttgtttcacatttgctaaatttttactttatgctgatgaccttaagatcttctcagcGATCAAGACGCAAGAGGATGCCATTAAACTTCAAGCCGATATGAATAGGCTTTATTTCTGGTGCCAGAATTCACGACTTTCGCTGAACTTATCTAAGTGCTTCCAAATCTCTTACTCTAAAACATCTAATATTTTGTGCACTAAGTACAGGATCTCGGCATGTGTCTTGCAGTGTGTTAGTGAGTTTAAGGACCTTGGCGTCATCTTCGAtaacaaattctcttttaataaccatataaattatattacttttaaatctttttcgatgctgggcttcgtcagacggaacgccactaagttctctgatccctataccattaagttactgtatacatcttttgttagatctcacttagaatatgctgcttttatttggagaccttgtagtcagcaagctattaatagaatcgaacgtgtgcaaaaaatatttctcaaatatgcccttcggtccctgaattttattgatcccatgccatcatattctgctcgtctcatGCTTATAAGTCTCAAGTCCTTAGAGATTCGTAGGACTATACTGTGTCTgtcttttactcataatattattactggagtAATTGATTGTCCCTACTTATTGGAAAGAATTCGATTTAATGTTCCCCAGCGATCTCTTAGGAACTTCTACCCTTATTATAGGGGTAACTTTAAAACTACGTATGCCAGCAATGCTCCCATTACTCGTGCTTTACGGGAATTAAATGCCGTTCATAATGATGTTCTTCTTGATTTCTCGCTTTCAAGAACAGcacttttaaatcttttgaattctatattatagttagttagtagctagtatagtttttaaatacatagcttaatctaagcaacttttgtatcatagtctgtaaggattgtaattcatagacttaaataaataaataaataaaaaataaattaactcgATTTTCGTAATCAGCCAGCGATTCTACATAGGAAGTGAGTAGTAATTGCGCAAAAAAAGATCGAAATTTGCAAACGAGTGTTATTATTAGAGAGAAAAGTTGAAATCTTAACAAGCGCGtcgctttttttgtttgtggttataaatttataaatagttgATCAGTAACACTTAGCCGTGTCGTAAGATTGTGAAATcaaatgtgaaattttgtatCTCAATAAAGAGTTGGGATTCATTTTGAAAGAGAACCTAAAAACTTGCATTTGGGTGTTAtgaaaaacaatcaaaaaaaggaaaacaaatcgatttgtttagaatttaggccttaacattttttattgaaaagcaCGTATGAAATCCCACGGAAAACATTTATCTTCCTATCTTTTAGACCGACAATTATTTGACTAATAATTCGCAGCAAATCAACATGTACAAAAAGATGCCGTATATCTCGAATCGAGAATGTTTTAGAAAACCTTTGATTATATTGCAAAAAAGAGTTTAtgaattacacaggccgacagcatCTCAAACCCAGAAATCGGACTATATATTATCGAAGGATTTTGATGCGCTGAATCGAAATCTGGCCttagaattgctctatcagctatggttttcgagatatcctaaactaaaagtgcaaaaaacaaccgtttttgcccatatttgagatTAAcatatgtagccttgcagatgttttctttcaccaaaattaaaagaaggcATCTTTGAATACAagctttcttttttcatatggcgttgagtttgctcaaatatcatttttttcgctgagatatcgcattttgaaattttcatgtttctaaattatcctacacctgaaaatcgattgagataacatagacatgatatagtcgattactaattttcttgaattgagtcttatttttcttaaaattttgtctcacaccataagtgtgctaACTCACCAAACACTACACTATCTAACCCAcgggtaccgagtcacacaaAGCCCTAACCCCTAAAAACCACCCCTACCATACCGCAagcaggctaacccacttaaccCTGGAGACAGTGAGTTTGGTCACATatctttcttgaaaaaaatcttatttttcttGATGTCTCATAACACAAGTAGGCTTAACCACTTAACTCCTAATCTCCATCCCTACCAAACCACAAGCGGTCGAACTTATTAAACTTCTAACTCACCGATCCCCACCTACCCTCTAAACACCAAATACCACATCTACCAAACCACAAGCAGGCTATATAACCCATCTGACTCTGGAGGAAGCGAGTTTACTCATATATTTTTCTTGGAATGAGTCTTTATTGAAATTATGTCTCACACCTTATATGGGATAACTAACCGATCCCCTATACCACCTGACCCCGACCTACCTACCATCGAACCTTTAGAAGCCATCCCTAACAAACTACAAGCAGCTCAACCCACCTGACCTTAGAAAAATCAGTGTAGCCGCATATTTCTTTTGCGATAAGTCttatttttctcgaaattaAATCCCACACTCCAAGTGATGTAACCCGTCGATTCCCTAAGGCACATAACGCTTATTATCTACTTATCCTTTTTGGAGTTTTAAAGTTctttcattcaaataaatttgttggtAACAGCTGATTTCgtacccaaaggttagatagtgtaggggtgtggtgagtcagcacacttatggtgtgagacaaaattttaagaaaaataagactcaattcaagaaaattagtaatcgactatatcatgtctatgttatatcaatcgattttcaggtgtaggaaaatttagaaacatgaaaatttcaaaatgcgatatctcaacgaaaaaaattatatttgagcaaactcaacgccatttgaaaatagaaggcttgtatttaaagatgccatcctttaattttggtgaaagaaaacatctgcaaggctacataacctcaaatatgtgcaaaaacggtgttttttgcacttttaggttaggatatctcgaaaaccagagctgatagagcaattctaaggccagatttggattcagcgcatcataaaccttcggaaatatatagtctggtttctgggtctgaatgttggttaaattttgtcggcctgtgttattcAAATCCAAGCTGGTAGAGAAATCATAGCTCAATGAAGCTCGTCCTAGACGACCATTAACATCAACTGATAAACATCACGTCTAGGATGTAAAAGATTTTTGTGCTCGAAAATAGACGATTGATCATTAAAGGCCTCCAAATTAGTTGGAAAGATGTTTCTTGCCTGACAAAAGTGAAATCTAGTTTGGAGCCAATACCGTTCAATGTTTTGGAAATGCATCAGCTTACACTGCGTTGATTCTTCTTGAGAATTTCCGTAAAAATTGCAACAAATACTATTCCATAGTCACCGCACTTGCCTGCTTTCTGATCGTGTGACTCTTTCGAAgcaattgtgaaataaaaattgtaatctgAATTAGAATGCATTATCGTAAAGCAGGGGGATTTGGTACCCGTACGGCTCGACGAAGTCTCGTttatcacaaaacaaaaaaaaaaaacagaagtaGACGAAcatcaaacttttttatttactgctGCGAAATTAATTGAAAGTACGTTCCAAGAgaaaaaagctcatcataaaaatccTTTAACAAATCATTAACATTCAAagggttttatttatttattttatttgtttatcaaacacacaaccaaaaAGGTATGAAGGTGTGAAGTTATACACGTAGAAATAGCAGAGAAGAGAAGAGATAAAAAGAAAGACAGACGTAGATATTAGATATTAGCAACACAAAGTGATGTAGCAGTTTCCTTCCAAAGCGCGTTGTGCTTCagattattttgattttcagtgGTAGGAGGTTCCAAAGACGGACAGAAAGGACAAAGAACTAACGTTCTGATAAAATGCAACTGAACTTCCCACCAAGTAAGTTAGGCATGACATTTTGAAAGGCGGATTAATTGGAAAACTAATGATTGCTCTAAGGATTAGCCACCCCACACAAAACACGAAAATCATCAATTCAATATCGATGCTTAAAAGGATCTCTCGCATTTTTGTGAATGGTTCAGCAGTACATAAGCTCCAAACAGAACAAAAATATGCTCAATTTCTTAAACTGTATAtaagataaaaattattataaaatacaaaaaaaaaaaaataaataattaagaacTTGATCTGTTTTGCTATTTGTGTCTAATATGGAACATATAGGGTggcccatgtaaaatttgcattttgaatcggctataaaaaaaaactaattaatattttttgaaacttttttttttattttgaagattactcaatcatcatttatgaataaaaaataatatcgttcaaatgactgccacgactgactttacagtaggccattcgatcaacccaatttttgagcacattttcgattgtttgggctccaatttcatgaatggcaacttcaatttcgtgttttaaagcatcactcgtctctggatggttcgcatagcatttgcccttaacggctccccacaaaaaatagtccaatgggtttaaatcacagctccgaggcggccaattgatatcggaatttcggctgattattcggttttcaaaaacggtagcctaaagttcgagtgtaactgtggtagtgtgacaagttgcaccgtcctgttgagaCCAAATGGCGTCCATGGAAACAGAAACTCGAtgggcatgtcacggtaacgctcaccatttcctgtaaccgcggctcctcgctcattttcgaaaaaaatggcccgatgatgccgccagaccaaaaaccgcaccaaacagtgactcgttgtggatgcatttgcttctctacagtaacgtctggattttctgagccccaaatccgacaattttgcttattgacgtagccaccgatgtgaaaatgagcttcatcagaaaagatgatttttcggtaaaaatgctcatctccGGTCGGAGTAGAAGagtcaccactttggaaataggttttcaatatgtcccaattttgttcaagcgtattgcgtcccatttcgtaaatgtcaaacctttaagtaaattataaacatatttggcatgtcatttgtgttaccattctcaaaaaaataggtggttcaaaaagcaaacgctctATGGCCCACCTTTATATTCAAGTGTACACTTTTTGCTGTGACTTACTGTAGGCATATGCTTTGCTGTATTAGACTACTTACCATGCCCAAACATGGTTTCTTTCTAGAGTTCGCACATATTACTCATTGGCTAATAAGCCCCGGGTCTAACACAGAGATGGCAGTAGTTTTATTgaattcacctctttttcagtttgtactaaccttaaaaagacagctgttaagcttccatgatattttatttattggtcaTGAGTTACTAAGCggagagtgacgctacttttgttattttcaaaacaatgtatcaaaaagaatttcgtgttttaatatTACACTGCTTCAGATGGAAAACAAAATACCCTTCAACCAAACCAATGTCTTGAGAACTGTTACGAAGATCCCGCTCCATcagaagcaacaataaaacgatgctTTGCTAACTTCAAATATGGTCGTAGAGCCACCGATGGTGCACAAGGCAGTGGGCGTGCAACTGATGCGATGACCCCAGAAAACATCAagaatccacaaaatcgttttgaatgatcggaAAGGAAAGATGgcatgagttagctgacatagTGAAGATATTAGAAAGTATAAAAAGAAGATAACTTAAGTcattcaaaacaatggcaaaattatatgaattaacttcgaattgctcccacatccactgtATTCGCCGGATTTGGCTACCAACGACTACTGGCTTTTCGCAGCCCAAAAAAACTGCGCTCCCGTAAGAAAATGCGCTCGAGTGAAGagattatcgctgaaactgaggcaaaaaacaaatcgttctacaaaagtggtattgaaatgttagagcgacgCTAGAATGATTGCCTTATTCTTGATGGAAATCTCGTTGAtcaataaagctaattttgaaataaaaaaaattacgcgtTTTCTGTGTTAGGTGCGGCACATTTCATTTGTTCCACAATTCTAATTTGAGGTACTACTGGAATTTTCTTTCAATGAATTCATTCAAAAAATCCAATTGTAGTTATACTGTGTGGATATTGTGAAGCTCACAGGCTGCATACATATTAATCCTCGCACTAAACTTCTCACTGAAATGccatgaaataaagtaaataacagCCGAATTTATTAGGATTATGTGgcaaaatttaattgtattaaTATCCCAGAAAATCATATATACAAACTCCCAAAGTTtacgtttttcattacatattagATCGAAGATTTATTAATCATCAAAGTAACCCAAGTGCAAGAAACGCGGCAAATGTTCCTCCAAATACTCCACGTAGCTCTTTGACTTGTATATATTGCGACGAAATTCTTCGGACGTCATCAGCGCTTCAACCTCGGTCTTTTCTTCTACTGCGAACCACATGGGCAAAAAAGTGGTTAAAAGGAAGAACTCTGATAAGAAATGAGGAAATATAAGTTGTTTGGTTTGCAATAAAATAAGTATAGATAATAGAATTTTCTTATCAATTAACgatttatttgaaatgcaaTTTGATATTAATGTGGTGATTACTCACCGAAGCACTTGTGACGTCTATGCTGTGCATGTAGTTGTGTGATGGTCGGCAGTGGACCcttgaaaccaattttttttaaagtatcgaTGAAATTGGTGAAATAACTGTACAAGAAAGCTGGAAATTGCAAGCGCAGATTTGCACCCAAAATGAAGTAAAGTGAATATATCAAATCGTTCACAATTGGACCAACATAGCCGATTTGAAAATCCAAGAGCAAAACATCCACCAATGCGCCAGTTTCTTTATTGTGCTTAAACAtcatatttttggaatgaaagtCACCATGACAAAGCACATACTGTGAATTCGGTTGAGGTGCTTCACGAAACTCAATGAACGATGCacgacatttttctaaaagtttcgGCTCTAGGGCCTCAAAGTATGGCAAATATTCATGTAGCGAAGGTGTTTGTCTCAGCATATTAACGAAGTTGGTAATGCCATCTGTTACGAACCGCTGCTCTGCTATGTTAGACATACTGAGCATGCCACGCTCGAACTTGTCAAAATAGTGCGGCTCCTGTAGagattcaaatgaaatttattaaattaaataaaacttaattggCACCTggcataataaatttcaaatactgTGCCTGCCACTGACCTCCAAATTGATTTTGTAGCTTATGGCATGCCACTTGGCCAACTTGGCATACGCGGCCTTCACTTCTTCCGCGTTGAGTACGCGCCCTCGCACCACTTCATAGCCCTTAGGTACTAAGTCTTCGAAGACAATTATTTTCTTCGGTTGCAAAGCGTGATATAAACAGctgcaaatataataaattttgtttcaaactaATATACGTTCACGCGTATTGTtatgctcttttttttttttttttttgctatcaaCCACTTACGGTGCTTTGAGCACTGTGTCATCGCCCACGGCGCGCAAAATCTTTTCGAAACGTGGTATCACTTCCGTGTACATGATGATctctttttcgaaaatatccgTCTTGCCTAACATTTCCTTCTTGTGTCCGTCGTTTTCGGGCATCGTTTTCATAATCACAGATTTGGACTTGTGCACGCCCTCCAACTCATAGTCCAGTTGCGCGCGAAACATTACACTGGCATAGTGATCACCCTTCATGGAGGCTGGCGAAATTTTTGCACTACgcattttcagtttacttcctTTGCCCTCACAGCTTGTCAACACCTTTAAGAAGAAATCGTCATTCATCCATTCTGGTGCCTGCAATTCGTCGGCATTGAAGTCTTCTGTATTTGAGGACATTTTCTAAATACGTTTCGCTCGATTGCTACAAAAATGCAATGTTTTTTCAAAGAACTTAGAACTGTAACTGAACTGCAACTGAACAAAATTGCAGCTCATCATTCGAAATAGTTGTGTAAGAAATGTTCATGTAACAAAGTAAAAGTTTTCTCTAATGTTTTCTCTATTCACTCTCTATCGCTtgcattttttacattgaaaagctttaacattttttgcattGATAATGGCTCGATGCAGTTAGCTATCGAAATACGAAAATATGATATTATTTAATAAGTAAAAGTTTGACCAACGCATGCATGCACTGGGTGTTCTTTTAGCTGCATGGgaactatcgatatcaataactatgatttgacagctgagaatgacaaaATATGTTGACATTTCAGTTCTTTGCAGTTTGGCAAGACATcatgaaatgtttaaatacagaGCAATGCTTCCAAATGGaaatttacttcgaaaaaaaaaaaataataataataatctgttCGCGCAGTTCTTAGAGCGTTGGCTGCATAATCggccttatttctttcgaaatgaggaagcgACTActgaatgaaattttgtttccgAAAATTGATCTattaaacatcgacgacatttggctcCTACAAAATGGCTCAACTTGGCATAAGCGCAATTAgcaatcttcttctttttaattggcgctataaccgcttacgcgattttggccgagtttaacaaagcgcgccagtcgtttctttcgcgtgctaaccggcgccagttggacacaccaagttgtatccattcggatggcatgacccagccaacgtagccactgaatctttattcgctgcgctatgtttatgtcgtcgtaaagctcatatagctcatcgctccatcgtctgcgatattcgctgctGCCAACGTGCACAGGTCGAAAAAtcgtacgcagaatctttctctcgaacactccaagcctcgcttcatcggatgttgtcatcgtccacgcttctgcgccgtacgttaggacgggcatgatgagagtcttgtagagtgttagttttgttcgtcgagagaggactttactgctcagttgcctacttagtccaaagtagcacttgttggcaagagagattctacgttggatttcaaggctgacattgaatgctggttcctaaataaacgaagtcttttacaacctcgaaattataactgtctacagcgACGTGGGTGCAGATATgcgagtgcgtcgactgtttgtttgaagacaggaggtacttcgttttgtcctcgttcaccaccaaacccattcgctttgcctctttatccagtttggagaaggcagaactaacagcgcggttgttaaggccgataatgtcaatatcatcggcatacgccaacagttgaacgctcttataaaaaataaattagcaatCACTTTGTtgaaatattcaagccaccattgacgctaGACGGCCGGATTTATTGacaaaacgtcaaaaatgcgactgatcgaatggaccatgaaACTCGTAGTCGTGGCGGGTATATGCGGGATatcctattaaaaaataaatcccttgaaatattttataagcgtacaacaaaaaaaaaaatacattttaacaatatttttgttttgtattataattttaagttatggagctattaaaaaacaatcgAATTTGAAAGGATGAAACTGGATTTTAGGCTAACTACTTTTTTGAATTGCTGTGTACGTAATTAGTATTGGCTTGTTGGTTGTGGTGCTCCCCGTGTGCCTACCCGGCATTCAATAATAGTCCGGGAGCGAGGGGTCATTTTTACCTCGTCTTTTCATGCCgattgattttaatactgaaggcagacgccatccaatggatgacgaaaccaaccgtcagctggtccagtagcggtgggtacgtgcgtgggatgctgcgaaacgtgtcgaaataaatttttaacaactcatttaataccggctgaaattttttggagaggtactaaattctgcttttcaaaattgttttggatgaaaattctgtaaaaatcaaaaaaaaaaaaaactgtccaGCCTAAACTCTTTTGGttcaatattttgcatttaaaattctgtatgatcaaaatgatggaaaactgaaattctgtatattaaaattctgaaatcaaaattattttcgatcAAAATGCTGTAAAAATATAACCAAATAAGCAGATAACCTGATAAGCACGCTTACCTGAAtagcacatttattttatgaataatgGAATTCTGATTTTATATTAACaatggtatatatacatacgtcaattaaagaaaaattcaaaaattcattcaaaacaaaagttattaCATATAATGGCGaaacaattattatatattattgtattattaaatttttagcaattcgcTTTAGAAAAGAAACATGCCTTAATATaagccatttttttgttattcttttaattctgttgtttgcttttacagCCTTCTTCGTTTGACTAATTTTGTGACCATTTTGATTTTTGCTAGTTGTGCTTTCGCACAAACCAGCTCGCCTTTTAGATCATTAATTAGTTTGTACAACCCTGAGTTTCGTTTCCCAACAATAACTTTTAGCCGACGATGCCAAGCTTCAATACTGTTTTGCCTTCTGGGGAAAGCGATATTGGACTCATCGTCCAATCCATCGACTCACTGACCAAAATTTTGGTGGGTATTTTGGCTGGGAGTTGTCTCGAGCTATGTAATTTCTTTCAAACCACGAGCAAAACTGTTTTGTATCTTCGTCTTCAAGAGTActataaaattgattatagtACTCAGAGACTTCGTCGTCAGGCAAAAAAGCCAGAGCT of the Anastrepha obliqua isolate idAnaObli1 unplaced genomic scaffold, idAnaObli1_1.0 ptg000005lb, whole genome shotgun sequence genome contains:
- the LOC129251130 gene encoding uncharacterized protein LOC129251130, with amino-acid sequence MSSNTEDFNADELQAPEWMNDDFFLKVLTSCEGKGSKLKMRSAKISPASMKGDHYASVMFRAQLDYELEGVHKSKSVIMKTMPENDGHKKEMLGKTDIFEKEIIMYTEVIPRFEKILRAVGDDTVLKAPCLYHALQPKKIIVFEDLVPKGYEVVRGRVLNAEEVKAAYAKLAKWHAISYKINLEEPHYFDKFERGMLSMSNIAEQRFVTDGITNFVNMLRQTPSLHEYLPYFEALEPKLLEKCRASFIEFREAPQPNSQYVLCHGDFHSKNMMFKHNKETGALVDVLLLDFQIGYVGPIVNDLIYSLYFILGANLRLQFPAFLYSYFTNFIDTLKKIGFKGPLPTITQLHAQHRRHKCFEFFLLTTFLPMWFAVEEKTEVEALMTSEEFRRNIYKSKSYVEYLEEHLPRFLHLGYFDD